Proteins found in one Paenibacillus borealis genomic segment:
- a CDS encoding aminotransferase class I/II-fold pyridoxal phosphate-dependent enzyme produces the protein MDQHVTPLFTALKKHAAGNPVQFHIPGHKKGLGTDAEFREFIGDNALSIDLINIAPLDDLHQPTGVILEAQKLAAEAFGADYTYFSVQGTSNAIMTMILSVCSEGDKIIVPRNIHKSVMSAIIFSGAKPIFVSPVQDENLGIDHGITTSSLERALRRHPDAKGVLVINPTYFGVCADLRSIVDLAHSYGVPVLVDEAHGVLIHFHEELPVSAMQAGADMAATSVHKLGGSMTQSSVLNLNAKTGLVNPQRVQTILSMLTTTSTSYILLASLDTSRRNLALNGHEMASRTIALSNYAREAINSIEGLYSFGKEILGTEATFNLDPTKLNIHVRHLGITGYETENWLRQKYNIEVELSDMYNILCLITPGDTQESVDKLLAALRVLSAIHYSKGEIYELKVQVPNIPQLALIPRDAFYADTQLVPFRESAGYIIAEFIYVYPPGIPILLPGEVITQDNIDYIIDHVEIGLPVKGPEDRSITNIKVIVEAEPIS, from the coding sequence ATGGATCAACATGTAACTCCCCTCTTCACAGCTCTCAAAAAGCATGCCGCCGGAAACCCAGTTCAATTTCATATTCCGGGACATAAGAAGGGGCTAGGGACCGATGCCGAATTCCGTGAGTTTATCGGCGATAACGCTCTATCCATAGATTTGATCAATATTGCACCGCTTGATGACCTTCATCAGCCCACCGGGGTAATTCTTGAAGCTCAGAAGCTGGCTGCAGAGGCCTTCGGCGCCGATTACACGTATTTCAGTGTACAAGGCACGAGCAATGCCATCATGACTATGATCCTCTCTGTCTGCTCGGAAGGAGACAAAATAATTGTACCGCGCAATATTCACAAATCCGTGATGTCGGCGATTATTTTCTCCGGAGCCAAGCCTATTTTTGTCTCTCCTGTACAGGATGAGAATCTTGGGATAGACCACGGCATAACCACCAGCTCGCTCGAACGGGCTTTAAGGCGCCATCCGGATGCCAAGGGTGTCCTCGTTATCAATCCGACGTATTTCGGCGTATGCGCCGACCTGCGTTCGATTGTCGACCTGGCCCACAGTTACGGGGTTCCCGTACTTGTGGACGAGGCACATGGAGTATTGATTCATTTTCATGAGGAATTACCGGTATCGGCCATGCAGGCCGGTGCGGATATGGCAGCAACCAGCGTGCATAAACTGGGCGGCTCCATGACGCAGAGCTCGGTACTGAATCTCAATGCCAAGACAGGCCTTGTTAACCCCCAGCGGGTACAGACCATTCTCAGCATGCTGACCACAACTTCAACTTCATATATTCTGCTTGCTTCTCTGGATACCTCCAGACGCAACCTGGCTCTGAACGGCCATGAGATGGCATCGAGAACCATCGCCCTGTCCAACTATGCGCGGGAAGCTATTAACAGCATCGAAGGCTTGTACAGCTTCGGCAAAGAAATTCTCGGCACAGAGGCAACCTTTAATCTCGACCCGACCAAGCTTAACATTCACGTCCGCCATTTGGGTATTACCGGATATGAGACCGAGAACTGGCTGCGCCAGAAGTATAACATCGAAGTAGAACTCAGCGACATGTATAATATTCTTTGCCTGATTACCCCTGGAGATACCCAGGAGTCGGTAGATAAGTTGCTAGCCGCGCTGCGCGTGCTCTCAGCGATCCATTACAGCAAGGGTGAAATCTACGAGCTTAAGGTTCAGGTGCCGAATATTCCGCAGCTGGCCCTGATTCCAAGAGATGCCTTCTACGCCGATACACAGCTGGTTCCCTTCCGGGAGTCTGCAGGCTACATTATTGCAGAATTCATCTATGTTTATCCGCCGGGCATCCCGATTCTTCTCCCTGGTGAAGTTATTACCCAAGATAACATCGACTATATCATTGACCATGTGGAAATCGGCCTGCCGGTCAAAGGCCCCGAGGACCGCAGCATCACCAACATTAAGGTAATTGTAGAGGCAGAGCCGATCTCTTAA